A single window of Gossypium hirsutum isolate 1008001.06 chromosome A10, Gossypium_hirsutum_v2.1, whole genome shotgun sequence DNA harbors:
- the LOC107897352 gene encoding ABC transporter G family member 29, with protein MQENIYAMDGIEKARSPRSSSSHNNLSSGIRLSLSKNHWTMDDVFAARNTGAEEDDEEALKWAAIEKLPTYDRLRTSIMNSFVENDDGNTNKFGPREVDVRKLDMDDRQRFINALLKVTEEDNEKFLRRFRNRLDKVGIRLPKVEVRYERLNIEAETYLGSRALPTLVNSAQNIAELALAMLGIRLSKPTKLNILKDISGIIKPSRMTLLLGPPSSGKTTLLLALAGKLDPSLKVSGEVSYNGYKLNEFVPQKTSAYISQHDVHVPEMTVQETLDFSARCQGVGTRYDLLSELARREKYAGIYPEPEVDLFMKATAIEGAESSLVTDYILKMLGLDICKDTIVGDQMIRGISGGQKKRVTTGEMIVGPTKTLFMDEISTGLDSSTTYQVVKCLQQIAHLTDATIFMSLLQPAPETFDLFDDIVLISEGRIVYQGPREHVVEFFESCGFKCPERKGVADFLQEVTSKKDQEQYWADGSKPYSYVLVTEFANRFKKFHVGVQLANELSMPFDKSRGHKAALVFSRYSVTKLELLKACWDKEVLLMKRNSFFYIFKTTQIIIIAFFASTVFLRTRLHHRDEEDALLYNGALLYSLITNMFNGYPEISLMITRLPVFFKQRDHLLYPAWAFAIPLLVTKIPLAIFETIAWMTLTYYPIGFAPGADRFFKKMLVVFMIQQMSASLFRLISGVCRTIVVSNTGGMFALMFVAFLGGFTLPRTQIPKWWKWGYWLSPLTYGYTSLSVNEMYAPRWIKRRASDNVTELGVAMLEELEIYRNKNWYWIGVGALLGFCILFNVLFTLALTYLNPPAGPQAVLPQDTGDETDSQSNPTRATTKKGMVLPFTPLAMSFDKVNYYVDMPAEMKAQGLAENRLQLLREATGAFRPGILTALMGVSGAGKTTLMDVLAGRKTGGYIEGDVRISGFPKRQETFARVSGYCEQTDIHSPQITVRESLIFSAFLRLPKEINNKEKMTFVDQVMKLVELDDLKDGLVGLPGVTGLSTEQRKRLTIAVELVANPSIIFMDEPTSGLDARAAAIVMRTVRNTVDTGRTVVCTIHQPSIDIFEAFDELLLMKRGGQVIYFGRLGRNSQKIIEYFEAVPGIPKIKEKQNPATWMLEVSSAAVEAQLGIDFAEHYKSSSLYQQNQALVKALSTPPPGANDLHFITQYSQPMWGQFRCCLWKQFKAYWRTPEYNLVRLGFTLIAALIIGSIFWGAGTKMKNATQVSVITGGMYVAAMFLGVNNCQTAQPVVAIERSIFYRERAAGMYSALPYAIAQVIVEIPFVVTQSSYFTLIVYAMMKFNWMAKKFFWFFFVNFCTFLYFTYYGMMAVAISPNVQVAAILAAAFYALFNLFSGFYIPKPRIPPWWIWYYWICPMAWTVYGLITSQYGDDERTIEVQGMKLDPTIKWYLEHHFGFHHDFLWAVAVVLVVFPLFFAFMFGLCIKLLNFQVR; from the exons GGTGGGGATTCGACTTCCTAAAGTGGAAGTTAGGTATGAGCGTTTGAACATTGAAGCAGAAACCTATCTGGGTAGCAGAGCTCTTCCAACTCTTGTAAATTCGGCTCAAAATATTGCTGAATTAGCTCTTGCCATGCTTGGTATTAGGTTGTCCAAGCCAACCAAACTTAATATCCTTAAGGATATCTCTGGTATTATCAAACCATCCAG GATGACCCTTTTGCTAGGCCCACCATCCTCTGGAAAAACAACCCTTTTGCTTGCATTGGCTGGAAAATTGGATCCAAGCTTAAAG GTTAGTGGGGAAGTAAGCTACAATGGGTACAAACTCAATGAATTTGTTCCCCAAAAGACCTCTGCATATATCAGCCAACATGATGTTCATGTTCCAGAAATGACAGTTCAAGAAACCTTAGATTTCTCTGCAAGGTGCCAAGGGGTTGGAACTCGATATG ACCTTTTAAGTGAACTTGCGAGGAGGGAAAAGTACGCAGGCATTTACCCTGAACCAGAAGTTGACCTTTTCATGAAG GCAACTGCAATTGAAGGAGCTGAAAGCAGTCTTGTCACTGACTACATTCTCAAA ATGTTGGGCCTCGATATATGCAAGGATACAATAGTTGGAGATCAGATGATTAGAGGCATATCTGGAGGACAGAAAAAACGAGTAACAACAG GAGAGATGATCGTTGGGCCAACCAAAACATTGTTCATGGATGAGATATCAACCGGCCTTGATAGTTCCACGACATATCAAGTTGTCAAGTGCTTGCAACAGATTGCTCATCTAACAGATGCCACTATCTTTATGTCCTTACTACAGCCAGCTCCTGAGACGTTTGATCTCTTTGATGATATAGTGCTCATCTCTGAAGGTCGGATTGTTTATCAAGGTCCACGGGAGCATGTCGTTGAATTCTTCGAGAGCTGTGGGTTCAAATGTCCTGAGAGGAAGGGGGTTGCAGATTTCTTGCAAGAG GTTACTTCAAAAAAGGATCAAGAACAGTATTGGGCAGATGGAAGTAAACCATACAGTTATGTTCTAGTTACTGAGTTTGCAAATAGGTTTAAGAAGTTCCATGTTGGAGTGCAGCTAGCAAACGAGCTCTCGATGCCTTTTGATAAGTCCAGGGGCCACAAAGCAGCCTTAGTCTTCTCAAGATATTCAGTAACAAAACTTGAACTTCTTAAGGCCTGCTGGGATAAAGAAGTGTTACTGATGAAGAGAAACTCATTCTTTTATATCTTCAAGACAACTCAGATTATTATTATAGCATTCTTCGCATCGACAGTGTTTCTCAGGACTAGATTGCATCATAGGGATGAAGAAGATGCATTGCTATACAACGGTGCTCTTCTCTATTCACTTATCACCAACATGTTCAATGGTTATCCTGAGATTTCACTTATGATCACTAGGCTTCCAGTTTTTTTCAAGCAAAGAGACCACTTACTCTATCCGGCATGGGCATTCGCCATCCCATTACTCGTGACAAAGATACCTTTAGCCATTTTTGAGACAATTGCTTGGATGACACTGACATACTACCCCATAGGATTTGCACCAGGGGCTGACAG GTTTTTCAAGAAAATGCTTGTGGTATTTATGATCCAACAAATGTCTGCTTCATTATTTAGGCTCATCTCAGGGGTCTGCAGGACCATAGTTGTTTCAAACACTGGCGGAATGTTTGCTCTGATGTTTGTGGCATTTCTGGGAGGTTTCACCCTTCCTAGAA CTCAAATACCTAAATGGTGGAAATGGGGTTACTGGCTTTCACCTTTGACATATGGTTACACTTCTCTTTCTGTTAATGAAATGTATGCTCCAAGGTGGATTAAAAGACGG GCTTCTGACAACGTAACCGAATTGGGGGTGGCAATGCTTGAAGAATTAGAAATATATCGTAATAAAAATTGGTATTGGATTGGTGTAGGAGCTCTTCTGGGGTTCTGTATCCTTTTCAATGTCCTATTTACCCTGGCACTCACTTATCTGAACC CTCCGGCAGGCCCACAAGCAGTACTTCCACAAGATACAGGCGATGAGACAGACAGTCAATCAAATCCAACACGAGCAACAACCAAGAAAGGAATGGTTCTTCCATTCACTCCTTTAGCAATGTCATTTGACAAAGTGAACTACTATGTTGACATGCCTGCA GAAATGAAGGCACAAGGCTTAGCAGAGAACAGGTTGCAATTACTTCGAGAAGCAACAGGTGCATTTAGGCCTGGAATTTTGACCGCTTTAATGGGAGTTAGTGGAGCTGGGAAGACTACGTTGATGGATGTTTTGGCTGGAAGAAAAACTGGTGGATACATTGAAGGTGATGTTAGAATATCAGGATTCCCCAAAAGGCAAGAAACTTTCGCCAGAGTCTCTGGATATTGTGAACAAACTGATATACACTCACCCCAAATCACGGTCAGGGAATCCCTGATTTTTTCGGCTTTCCTTAGACTTCCTAAAGAAATtaacaataaagaaaaaatg ACTTTTGTGGATCAAGTGATGAAACTGGTAGAGTTAGACGATCTGAAAGATGGCCTAGTAGGGCTGCCTGGAGTTACAGGGCTGTCAACAGAGCAGAGAAAAAGATTGACAATTGCAGTAGAGCTTGTTGCTAATCCTTCAATTATTTTCATGGACGAACCTACATCTGGGCTTGATGCAAGGGCGGCTGCTATCGTCATGAGAACTGTGAGAAACACTGTGGATACTGGTAGAACTGTCGTCTGCACAATTCATCAACCTAGCATCGATATATTTGAAGCCTTTGATGAATTGTTATTGATGAAACGTGGGGGACAAGTAATCTACTTTGGACGATTGGGTCGAAATTCCCAAAAGATTATTGAATATTTTGAG GCAGTTCCTGGTATTCCCAAAATTAAGGAGAAACAAAATCCAGCAACTTGGATGCTAGAAGTGAGCTCAGCAGCAGTTGAAGCACAACTTGGAATTGACTTTGCGGAGCATTATAAGTCATCGTCTTTGTATCA GCAAAACCAAGCTTTAGTAAAAGCGCTAAGCACACCACCTCCTGGAGCTAACGACCTACATTTCATCACTCAATATTCTCAGCCTATGTGGGGGCAGTTCAGATGTTGCCTCTGGAAGCAATTCAAAGCTTACTGGAGAACCCCTGAATATAACCTTGTCAGATTAGGTTTCACTTTGATTGCAGCTCTAATCATCGGATCAATTTTCTGGGGAGCTGGAACAAAAAT GAAAAATGCAACTCAGGTTTCTGTGATAACGGGAGGCATGTATGTAGCTGCCATGTTTCTCGGAGTTAATAACTGCCAAACAGCCCAACCAGTTGTAGCCATTGAAAGAAGCATATTTTATCGAGAAAGAGCAGCCGGAATGTACTCTGCATTACCTTATGCAATTGCACAG GTAATAGTAGAAATACCATTTGTGGTAACCCAATCTTCATATTTTACACTTATTGTGTATGCTATGATGAAGTTCAACTGGATGGCGAAAAAGTTCTTCTGGTTCTTTTTTGTTAACTTCTGCACCTTCCTTTACTTCACATACTACGGGATGATGGCTGTTGCCATCTCTCCAAATGTTCAAGTAGCTGCCATCTTAGCTGCTGCTTTCTATGCACTCTTTAATCTTTTCTCCGGCTTCTACATTCCAAAACCA aGAATCCCTCCATGGTGGATATGGTATTATTGGATCTGCCCAATGGCATGGACAGTATATGGATTGATCACGTCGCAGTATGGAGATGATGAGCGCACTATAGAAGTACAAGGGATGAAGCTTGACCCTACTATTAAATGGTACTTAGAACACCATTTCGGGTTTCACCATGATTTCCTGTGGGCAGTTGCTGTGGTTTTGGTTGTTTTCCCATTGTTCTTTGCATTCATGTTTGGGTTATGCATCAAGTTGCTGAACTTCCAAGTTCGATAG